From Dehalobacter sp. 12DCB1:
ATAGTATTATTGGCGGGCTTGGAAGTGCTGTGGCAGAAGTATTAAGCGAAAATTGTCCTGTTCCACTCTGCCGGATCGGGATCAATGATGTTTTTGGGGAGTCCGGTCGTCCGGATGAATTGCTGGTGAAATATCATCTTACAGCAAAAGACATTATCGAAGCTGTAAAACGAGTCATTGCCAAAAAATAAAGAGCTTCAGAACAAATATAAGCAGGATATTCCTAAAGAGGAGTATTCTGCTTTTTACTTTTGCTCAATTTGTTCTTTCAATTGCCGTCATTTGTCAATATATTCATTTTTTACACTATTCGTTTAACAATTGTGGAATGCATTTCTGAGATTTTGCCATTTTTCAGGAAATGTTTAATTTTTTTAGTTGTCTTAGACAGGAAAATAACACAAAATGTCGAAGAATTAAGTGTTAATAGGCTTCCGGAGGACAATGAATGATTAAGCTAAAGAATGTTTCTAAAATTTATCCGAATGGTGCCCGTGCTCTGTTCGGCGTCAATCTAGACGTTGCTAAGGGAGATTTTCTATTTCTGGTTGGTGCCAGCGGGGCTGGCAAATCGACACTGATCAAACTGCTCTACCGGGAAGAAATTGCCACGCGGGGACAGGTACTTATCGATAATGTTAATCTTGTCAGAATGTCTTCCAGCCATGTGCCATTGATCAGAAGAAAAATTGGTGTTATTTTTCAGGATTTCAAGCTGCTCCCGGCAAAAACCGTGTTTGAAAACGTTGCTTTTGCCCAGCAGGTTATTGGTAAAAGTATGAAAGAAACCAGAGATAATACGAATACGATTTTGGATTTGGTTGGCCTTGCTAAGAAAAAGAATGCCTTCCCTTCCGAACTTTCAGGAGGCGAACAACAGCGCGTTTGCATTGCCAGAGCGCTGGTCAACAAACCCGCTTTGCTGGTTGCGGATGAACCCACAGGGAATCTCGACGTCGATACTTCCTGGAGTATCATGGAACTGCTGAACCATGTCAATAAGCTGGGTACCACGGTCGTGATGGCAACACATGCCAGGTACATTATTGAACAAATGAATAAGAGGGTAATAAAGATTGAAGAAGGCAGGATTGTTGATGACAGCATAGAGGGGGCATATAAAATTGTCACTTAACTCAGCAAAATATGTTCTAATCCAGTCTCTGGTATCATTGAAACGAAATTTCTGGCTCAGTGCCGCATCCATTTTAACAGTGATGATTTCTTTAACAATCCTTGGTTATTCGGTTTTCTTTTTAGTCAACACATCGAACATTGCCGAGACTTTTGAATCCCAGGTAGAAATTGCCGTGTTTTTAAATGATCATCTGGAGACAGCACAAATTACCGATTTAAAAAGTCAGATTCAAAAACTTGAAGGTGTCGCAACCGTTACGGTTACCACTAAAGATCAGGCTATTATAGAATTTCAGGAATCTATGGGTTCCGACTCTCTTCTGGAGGATTTGGGCGGAGTGAACCCATTTCCGGATAAGATTACAATTACAACGACCGATGCCCGTCTCGTCAAAGACATCACTTCCCAGGTAAGTGGGTTAACCGGAGTCGAAAAAGTCCGTTATGGACAGGGCTTTGTTGAAAAACTGATTGTCTTTACTCAGTGGCTTCGCTGGGTTGGGATTGGCGTTGTTGCCGCATTTACCTGTGCTTCTTTCTTCTTAATTGTTTTAAATATTAAAACCAATGTAAATTCAAGAGAGAAAGAGATTCAAATCATGCGCCTGGTTGGTGCCAGCAAATCCTTTGTCCGTTGGCCTTTTATTATCGAAGGGATTGTCATCGGTATGGTCGGGGCAATCCTGGCCGTTGCGCTGGTTGGGTCTACCTATACTTGGCTCCTTCAGTATATTATATCGACCTTGAGTTTCCTGCCTGTTGTCAGCAGTCAACAGTTCATTATCAATGTGCTTTTGCTGATGGTTCTGGGCGGAGTTTCCATGGGATTTCTGGCAAGTGCGTTCTCTGTACGAAAATTTTTGAACCTTTAAAATAAGTTTTCTATGGTTTTAGACGTCAAAGGTTAACGAGCTTTGAGTTTTATTTGGGAGGAATGGCGTAAAATATGATTAAAAAGACAAGACCGGCTGTTTTGTTGATTGTTTTAACCCTAATGGTTACTTTCAATTTTCCTGTGACCGCGGATGAACTGTCTGATGCCCTTAAGCAGCAGGAAAAGATTCTTAATCAGCAGAAAAACGCGGAAGGAAGCCTGAAGAGCCTGACAACTAAAGCTCAACAAATGGAGAAACAGATTCAGCAGCTGACAACCCAGATTTCTGATGCTGAAGTGGATCTGGATCAAAAAGAAAACGCCTATGCGAATGCCCAGGAAGAAGTAACGGCGATTCAAGCGGAAGTGACAGCCAAGCAGCAGGAACTGAAAGGAAGACAAGATACCCTGCGCAGTCGGGTACGCGCGATCTATGAAGAAGGTCAGGTAAACTATCTGGAAGTTCTATTCCAATCCACAGATTTATCCGACTTCATTTCCAGAGTAGAATATCTAAGCTGCCTAGTTGAAAATGATCAAACCATTTTAAGCGATATTCGCGTTCAGAAACAGGATTTAGATGAAAAAAAGGAACTTCTAGTCGCTAAAATGGATGAGGCGGAGAACTTAAAACAACAGGCGGAAGCAGCAAGGAATTATTTGGACAGCAGCAAGTCAAAAAAAGAAGTAGCACTCGCTGAGAATAAGGAGGATCAGGAAGCGCTGCTCGAACAAATTGATAAGCTGGAGAAGGACTCCAAAGCACTTGAGTCAAAAATTCGTGAATTGCAGAAGAATAACACCGGAGGAGTTACTGGGACAGTTAGTGTCTGGCCTGCTCCAGGATACAAGTATATTACCAGTACTTTCGGATACAGGGTTCATCCGATAACAAAACAGTATAAACTGCACACCGGCGTTGATATCGGTGCACCATACGGGGCGAAGATTGTAGCAGCAGGATCCGGTACGGTGATCTTTTCCGGTTGGTACGGCGCCTATGGAAATGCCATTATTATCGACCATGGTAATGGAATTTCAACGCTTTACGGCCATATGTCTTCAAGGGCAGTTGCAGTCAAGACAACAGTGGTAGCCGGCCAAACAATCGGTTATGTTGGATCAACAGGATGGAGTACCGGGGCTCACCTGCATTTTGAAGTGCGTAAAGACGGCACTCCGACGAACCCGATGGCCTATTTTTAATCAATTGGACTTAACTTGTACAAGTCTGCATATACTAACAAAGAATAAATGAGTTTGATAGGGAAGTGGACGTTTGTTCAACCGTTTGAATTGGAAAAAAGCTTTTATACAGGCCGCCGCAGTCGGCCTGATATTTTGTCTGGGGCTGGCACTTGTTGTTGGTGGATTTGTACTGGCCAATTATGATCACCTTGGAAGGCTTATGCGGGTGGTCTATCTTATTGACACCCAGTATTTAAATGGAACATCCCGTGCGGGACTCGTTGACGGGGCAATCGAAGGGATGGTCAGTTCGCTGGACCCGTATTCATCTTTCCAGGATGCCGAGGAAAACAAAGTGCTGATGAATTCGATCCAGGGTACCTTTGGGGGGATCGGTGTACATTTAAGTACGGCAGATCCGGAAAAATTAGTTGTTATGCGTCCGATCAAAGGTTCTCCAGCTGAAAGGGCAGGACTCGAAGCGGGAGATATTATCACCAAAATTGACGAGACCGATGTTTCCACGATCAGCCAAGATGAAGCAGTCGCGATTTTAAGAGGAGAGCCCGGGACCAAGGTGACGGTTAAAATTTACCGGCCGAAGACGAAGACAGAATTTACTGTAAGTCTTATCCGTGACTATATCAATGTTCCGACGGTTGAAGGGATCTCCCTGCCGGGAAGGCCTGATATCGGGCTGATTGATATCTCCAGTTTCAATATGAATACAGGAGATGAACTTGAGAAGGTTTTACAGAAGATGGATCTGACTAAATATAAGGGTTTAATTATTGATCTTCGTTATAATTACGGAGGAGAAGTCAATGCCGCAATTAAAGTAGCAAGTTTTTTGGTGCCGGAGGGGCCGATTGTTCACATCGTGAATAGAAACGCCGTCGTAGATACGAAAGAATCGACTGCTGAATATATCGATATGCCCATTGTCATTTTAACCAACGAATATACAGCCTCAGCAGCAGAAATTGTATCCGGGGCAGTCAAGGATTACGGAAGCGGGACTTTGGTTGGGACGAAGACGTATGGCAAGGGTGTCGTGCAGACGGTATTTACCCTTGATGGCAACACCAGCGTAAAGCTGACGACGGACAAATATTTGACACCGAAAAAAAATGATATTAATAAATTGGGAATCGAGCCCGATGTTGAAGTCGAACTTAAAGAAGGAGAAAAGCCTACCATCCTTCCCACCGAGCCTGTCTTCGACAGTCAGCTGAGCAAGGCGGTTGAAGCCCTGCTGCAGAAAATTCAGTAGGATAGAATAGGATACAGTATCTTTATTCAGCCAAATGGAAAACGTCAAAGGTGTTTTTCTCTAAACAGAATCCGCAGCGGAACGAATGATTAAACCCGTTCTGCTGCGGATTTATTTAACGAGCAATCTCATCCTAGTAATACATTCTTAAAATAAACATACACATAGAGAGTTAAAGCAGATCTGCTTATTATCCCTATGATCAGTCTGACACAGTTTCGCTGTGGGCGAAGCACGCCGGCTGTTCCATTTGCATAGAATATCTCACAGACATTATTGAACTGGAGGAATCATCATGGGGAATACAAGTGAGATTCGTCACTATTATATTGAGGCATTCACGCCTTACGGTTACGTATCACTGCTGCCGGAACTGCTGAAAGAAATTAAATATACATATCTTCTTACGGGCGGTCCGGGTACCGGAAAATCAACCATGATGAAGCTCATCGGCATTCAGCTAATTGACCGTGGAAATGAT
This genomic window contains:
- the ftsE gene encoding cell division ATP-binding protein FtsE, whose translation is MIKLKNVSKIYPNGARALFGVNLDVAKGDFLFLVGASGAGKSTLIKLLYREEIATRGQVLIDNVNLVRMSSSHVPLIRRKIGVIFQDFKLLPAKTVFENVAFAQQVIGKSMKETRDNTNTILDLVGLAKKKNAFPSELSGGEQQRVCIARALVNKPALLVADEPTGNLDVDTSWSIMELLNHVNKLGTTVVMATHARYIIEQMNKRVIKIEEGRIVDDSIEGAYKIVT
- the ftsX gene encoding permease-like cell division protein FtsX, with the protein product MSLNSAKYVLIQSLVSLKRNFWLSAASILTVMISLTILGYSVFFLVNTSNIAETFESQVEIAVFLNDHLETAQITDLKSQIQKLEGVATVTVTTKDQAIIEFQESMGSDSLLEDLGGVNPFPDKITITTTDARLVKDITSQVSGLTGVEKVRYGQGFVEKLIVFTQWLRWVGIGVVAAFTCASFFLIVLNIKTNVNSREKEIQIMRLVGASKSFVRWPFIIEGIVIGMVGAILAVALVGSTYTWLLQYIISTLSFLPVVSSQQFIINVLLLMVLGGVSMGFLASAFSVRKFLNL
- a CDS encoding peptidoglycan DD-metalloendopeptidase family protein, with the protein product MIKKTRPAVLLIVLTLMVTFNFPVTADELSDALKQQEKILNQQKNAEGSLKSLTTKAQQMEKQIQQLTTQISDAEVDLDQKENAYANAQEEVTAIQAEVTAKQQELKGRQDTLRSRVRAIYEEGQVNYLEVLFQSTDLSDFISRVEYLSCLVENDQTILSDIRVQKQDLDEKKELLVAKMDEAENLKQQAEAARNYLDSSKSKKEVALAENKEDQEALLEQIDKLEKDSKALESKIRELQKNNTGGVTGTVSVWPAPGYKYITSTFGYRVHPITKQYKLHTGVDIGAPYGAKIVAAGSGTVIFSGWYGAYGNAIIIDHGNGISTLYGHMSSRAVAVKTTVVAGQTIGYVGSTGWSTGAHLHFEVRKDGTPTNPMAYF
- a CDS encoding S41 family peptidase, producing the protein MFNRLNWKKAFIQAAAVGLIFCLGLALVVGGFVLANYDHLGRLMRVVYLIDTQYLNGTSRAGLVDGAIEGMVSSLDPYSSFQDAEENKVLMNSIQGTFGGIGVHLSTADPEKLVVMRPIKGSPAERAGLEAGDIITKIDETDVSTISQDEAVAILRGEPGTKVTVKIYRPKTKTEFTVSLIRDYINVPTVEGISLPGRPDIGLIDISSFNMNTGDELEKVLQKMDLTKYKGLIIDLRYNYGGEVNAAIKVASFLVPEGPIVHIVNRNAVVDTKESTAEYIDMPIVILTNEYTASAAEIVSGAVKDYGSGTLVGTKTYGKGVVQTVFTLDGNTSVKLTTDKYLTPKKNDINKLGIEPDVEVELKEGEKPTILPTEPVFDSQLSKAVEALLQKIQ